The Pseudomonas sp. G2-4 genome window below encodes:
- a CDS encoding LytTR family DNA-binding domain-containing protein: MNVLIVDDEPLARERLSRMVGELEGYSVLEPSATNGEEALALIESHKPDIVLLDIRMPGLDGLQVAAKLCERESPPSVVFCTTRDDFPPEVLQAGAVGYLIKPISAESLAEALRKAERPNRVQLAALTRPAAESGSGPRSHISARTRKGIELIPLNQVVYFIADHKYVTLRHESGEVLLDEPLKALEDEFGERFVRIHRNALVARERIERLQRTPLGHFQLFLKGLNGDALIVSRRHVAGVRKMMQQL; this comes from the coding sequence ATGAATGTCCTGATCGTTGATGACGAACCACTGGCCCGTGAGCGCCTGAGCCGAATGGTTGGCGAACTCGAGGGTTACAGTGTCCTGGAGCCGAGCGCCACCAATGGCGAAGAGGCATTGGCCCTTATTGAAAGCCACAAGCCGGATATCGTGCTGCTCGACATTCGCATGCCGGGCCTGGATGGCTTGCAGGTCGCGGCGAAACTGTGCGAACGCGAGTCACCGCCTTCGGTGGTGTTTTGTACCACCCGGGACGACTTCCCGCCGGAGGTGTTGCAGGCCGGCGCCGTGGGCTATCTGATCAAACCGATCTCCGCCGAGTCGCTGGCTGAGGCCTTGCGCAAGGCTGAGCGGCCCAACCGGGTGCAACTGGCGGCGCTGACCCGGCCGGCCGCTGAAAGTGGCAGCGGCCCTCGCAGCCATATCAGTGCCCGCACCCGCAAGGGTATCGAGCTGATCCCGTTGAACCAGGTGGTCTACTTCATTGCCGACCATAAATACGTAACCTTGCGCCATGAGAGTGGCGAGGTGTTGCTGGACGAGCCGCTCAAGGCCCTTGAAGACGAGTTCGGCGAGCGCTTTGTGCGCATCCACCGCAATGCCCTCGTGGCCCGCGAGCGAATCGAGCGTTTGCAACGCACCCCGCTGGGACACTTCCAGCTGTTTCTCAAAGGCCTCAATGGCGATGCGTTGATTGTCAGTCGACGACACGTGGCCGGTGTGCGCAAGATGATGCAACAGCTTTAG
- the argH gene encoding argininosuccinate lyase — protein sequence MSTDKTNQSWGGRFSEPVDAFVARFTASVNFDQRLYRHDIMGSIAHATMLAKVGVLTDAERDRIIDGLKTIQGEIEAGQFDWRVDLEDVHMNIEARLTDRIGVTGKKLHTGRSRNDQVATDIRLWLRDEIDLILAEITRLQKGLLEQAEREAESIMPGFTHLQTAQPVTFGHHMLAWFEMLSRDYERLVDCRKRTNRMPLGSAALAGTTYPIDREYTAQLLGFDAVGGNSLDNVSDRDFAIEFCAAASIAMMHLSRFSEELVLWTSAQFQFIDLPDRFCTGSSIMPQKKNPDVPELVRGKSGRVFGALMGLLTLMKGQPLAYNKDNQEDKEPLFDAADTLRDSLRAFADMIPAIKPKHAVMREAALRGFSTATDLADYLVRRGLPFRDCHEIVGHAVKYGVDSGKDLAEMSLDELRRFSDQIEQDVFAVLTLEGSVNARDHIGGTAPAQVKAAVVRGQALLATR from the coding sequence ATGAGCACTGACAAGACCAATCAGTCCTGGGGCGGCCGCTTCAGTGAACCCGTCGACGCCTTCGTCGCCCGCTTCACCGCCTCCGTCAACTTCGACCAGCGCCTGTATCGCCACGACATCATGGGTTCGATCGCCCACGCCACCATGCTGGCCAAGGTCGGCGTGCTGACCGATGCCGAGCGCGACCGCATCATCGACGGCCTGAAGACCATCCAGGGTGAAATCGAGGCCGGCCAGTTCGATTGGCGCGTCGACCTTGAAGACGTGCACATGAACATCGAAGCGCGCCTGACCGATCGCATCGGCGTGACCGGCAAGAAGCTGCACACCGGTCGCAGCCGCAACGACCAGGTCGCCACTGACATCCGCCTGTGGCTTCGCGATGAAATCGACCTGATCCTGGCCGAGATCACCCGCTTGCAAAAAGGTCTGCTGGAACAAGCCGAGCGTGAGGCCGAGAGCATCATGCCCGGCTTCACCCACCTGCAAACCGCCCAACCTGTAACGTTCGGGCATCACATGCTGGCCTGGTTCGAAATGCTCAGCCGCGACTACGAACGCCTGGTCGATTGCCGCAAACGCACCAACCGCATGCCCCTGGGCAGCGCTGCCCTGGCCGGCACCACCTACCCGATCGATCGCGAATACACCGCGCAACTGCTGGGCTTCGACGCCGTCGGCGGCAACTCGCTGGATAACGTTTCTGACCGCGATTTCGCCATCGAATTCTGCGCCGCCGCGAGCATCGCGATGATGCACCTGTCGCGTTTCTCCGAAGAGCTGGTGCTGTGGACCAGCGCGCAATTCCAATTCATTGACCTGCCGGACCGCTTCTGCACCGGCAGCTCGATCATGCCGCAAAAGAAAAACCCCGACGTGCCGGAACTGGTGCGGGGCAAGAGCGGCCGGGTGTTCGGTGCGCTGATGGGCCTGTTGACCCTGATGAAAGGCCAGCCATTGGCCTACAACAAGGACAACCAGGAAGACAAGGAACCGCTGTTCGACGCCGCCGACACCCTGCGTGATTCACTGCGGGCCTTTGCCGACATGATCCCGGCCATCAAGCCCAAGCATGCCGTGATGCGCGAAGCGGCCCTGCGCGGCTTCTCCACTGCCACTGACCTGGCCGACTACCTGGTACGCCGTGGCCTGCCGTTCCGTGACTGCCACGAAATCGTCGGTCATGCCGTGAAATACGGGGTGGACAGCGGCAAGGACCTGGCGGAGATGAGCCTGGATGAACTGCGTCGGTTCAGCGACCAAATCGAGCAAGACGTGTTCGCGGTGCTGACTCTGGAAGGCTCGGTCAACGCCCGTGACCACATCGGCGGTACCGCTCCGGCGCAGGTCAAGGCTGCCGTGGTGCGCGGCCAGGCGTTGCTCGCCACCCGCTAG
- a CDS encoding glutathione S-transferase — MLKLYGFSVSNYYNMVKLALLEKGLPFEEVPFYPNQTPEALAVSPRGKVPVLKTEQGFINETSVILEYIEQTQPGKALLPSDPFERAQVLALCREIELYIELPGRASYGEAFFGMPVPDAIKEKTKAELLLGFASLGRHGKFSPYVAGDSMSLADLYFFYSVSLALQVGRKLFDIDLLADMPAAKALMERLGQNPHVQRIAVDREAAMPAFLAMIAAKK; from the coding sequence ATGCTCAAGCTTTATGGTTTCTCTGTCAGTAACTATTACAACATGGTCAAGCTGGCGCTGCTGGAGAAGGGCTTGCCCTTCGAAGAAGTGCCGTTCTACCCCAACCAGACCCCCGAAGCACTGGCCGTCAGCCCCCGCGGCAAGGTCCCGGTGTTGAAAACCGAACAAGGGTTTATCAACGAAACCAGCGTGATCCTCGAATACATCGAGCAAACCCAGCCAGGTAAGGCTCTGTTGCCCAGTGACCCGTTCGAGCGTGCCCAGGTACTGGCCTTGTGCAGGGAGATCGAGCTGTACATCGAGCTGCCAGGGCGGGCCAGCTACGGCGAGGCGTTTTTCGGCATGCCGGTGCCCGACGCCATCAAGGAAAAAACCAAGGCCGAATTGCTACTGGGGTTCGCCTCACTCGGCAGGCACGGCAAATTCTCGCCCTACGTGGCGGGCGATAGCATGAGCCTTGCCGATCTGTATTTCTTCTACAGCGTATCGCTGGCCTTACAGGTAGGCAGGAAGCTGTTCGATATCGACCTGCTGGCGGATATGCCGGCGGCCAAGGCGCTGATGGAGCGCTTGGGGCAGAACCCGCATGTGCAGCGGATCGCGGTGGATAGGGAAGCGGCGATGCCAGCGTTTTTGGCGATGATCGCTGCCAAGAAGTGA
- a CDS encoding TIGR02647 family protein — MSLTPELVAELEILALFNLDSSQEGLKIHQTAAPKAIAAAQRLFEKELITQPDGGYLTSLGRDAAQNVQTVLTILSVQEAA, encoded by the coding sequence ATGTCGCTTACCCCTGAGCTGGTTGCCGAACTGGAAATCCTTGCACTCTTCAACCTGGACAGTTCCCAGGAAGGCCTGAAAATTCATCAGACCGCTGCCCCCAAGGCTATTGCTGCCGCCCAACGCTTGTTCGAGAAAGAACTGATCACCCAGCCCGATGGTGGTTATCTGACCAGCCTGGGGCGAGATGCTGCCCAAAATGTGCAAACCGTCCTGACGATACTCAGCGTTCAAGAAGCCGCCTGA
- a CDS encoding class I adenylate cyclase, whose protein sequence is MTRNHEIRPDLDEGIDRKVLSQLRARFLKLNTVRMERALEGLSTRQQGVLTLLPLFFHVNHPLLPGYVSGSTPAGLSNYEPDASVLAEAQRLTRSFSYKPRHGSNSPRPILGLFLMGSLGTLAQADQSDMDVWVCHGPDLSDDELAELRKKCQLLEAWAATQGAEAHFFLIDPARFVRGDRDNQLSSDDCGTTQHYLLLDEFYRTAIWLAGRTPIWWLVPVYEEDNYEQYTHTLISKRFIRADETLDLGHLAYIPAGEFIGAGLWQLFKGIESPYKSVLKLLLTEVYASEHPNVRCLSLRFKQAVFANRLDLEELDPYMVVYRRLEEYLNARGEPERLELIRRALYLKVNRKLTGQGRSGGWQRVLLERLAREWGWDPRQLALLDSRSQWKVRQVSNERRALVNELTHSYRFLTQFARTEKSVSLINRRDLNVLGRRLYAAFERKADKVEFINPGIAPDLAEDTLTLVQSPNKKEPGQNQWGLYNGSLNALEWENFAPIKRSRELLELLTWCHRNGVIDSSTRLALHPGDSDLSEFELFNLLGSLQQSIALPLTSVDEEQLLRASVPSEVLILVNVGVDPLKHHRDLNILMTTERTDSLSYAGVRENLVLTLDQVTLNSWNEVLVNRFDGEHALLDCLRDYLNDLPVTQRQPRLQVRCFCHNRAQFIARRVEDVIETAQTLLLSRLNHRYLLQVQQHYHVLELVPGHVNHVALGSLSALMDYLGEELTAYSPLHLDPMALEDHDLALVLPMGQPECIQVFYRVNEDDAELYVLDELNALWQQRLPYHDEHSLLVPLQRFLQSVLYRRDALLPMDAAQPLTLETLYYQLLPSGPGRARRIEARQTPQTPENKPFYDVQAIIGKAAHGQVHVTLYCDQQEFSELEHGDQLFSVVAREIVEQRREAKRYRCYITDLDLSGLVGDGACSSNLYLRYKADLERALNEALASV, encoded by the coding sequence ATGACCCGCAATCACGAAATACGCCCCGATCTGGACGAGGGAATCGACCGCAAGGTCCTGAGCCAGTTGCGCGCACGTTTTCTCAAGCTCAATACTGTCCGGATGGAGCGTGCCCTGGAAGGCCTGTCGACTCGCCAGCAAGGCGTGCTGACGCTGCTGCCGCTGTTTTTCCACGTCAACCATCCACTGCTGCCCGGCTACGTCTCGGGCAGTACGCCTGCCGGGCTGTCGAACTATGAGCCCGACGCCAGCGTCTTGGCCGAGGCCCAGCGGCTGACCCGTTCGTTCTCCTACAAGCCGCGCCACGGCAGCAACTCGCCGCGACCGATTCTTGGCCTGTTCTTGATGGGCAGCCTCGGCACGCTGGCCCAGGCCGATCAGAGCGACATGGATGTGTGGGTCTGCCACGGGCCGGACCTGAGCGACGACGAACTGGCCGAGCTGCGCAAGAAATGCCAGTTACTGGAGGCTTGGGCCGCGACCCAGGGCGCCGAAGCCCACTTTTTCCTGATCGACCCGGCGCGCTTCGTCCGGGGCGACCGGGACAATCAGCTCAGTTCCGACGATTGCGGCACAACCCAGCATTACCTGCTGCTGGACGAGTTCTACCGCACCGCCATCTGGCTGGCCGGGCGCACACCGATCTGGTGGCTGGTGCCGGTCTATGAAGAAGACAACTATGAGCAGTACACCCATACGCTGATTTCCAAGCGTTTCATTCGCGCGGATGAAACGCTGGACCTCGGGCATCTGGCCTACATCCCTGCTGGGGAATTCATCGGCGCCGGGCTCTGGCAATTGTTCAAGGGCATCGAGTCGCCGTACAAGTCCGTGCTCAAGCTGCTGCTGACCGAGGTCTACGCCAGCGAGCACCCGAACGTGCGCTGCCTGAGCCTGCGCTTCAAACAGGCCGTGTTTGCCAATCGCCTGGACCTGGAAGAGCTGGACCCGTACATGGTGGTTTACCGTCGCCTGGAGGAGTACCTCAATGCCCGTGGCGAACCCGAACGCCTGGAGCTGATCCGACGGGCGCTGTACCTGAAGGTCAATCGCAAGCTCACCGGCCAGGGGCGCAGCGGCGGCTGGCAACGGGTGCTGCTCGAACGACTGGCCCGCGAATGGGGCTGGGACCCGCGTCAACTGGCGCTGCTGGACAGCCGCAGCCAGTGGAAGGTGCGCCAGGTCAGCAACGAGCGGCGAGCGCTGGTCAACGAGCTCACCCACAGCTACCGCTTCCTGACCCAGTTCGCGCGCACCGAGAAAAGCGTCAGCCTGATCAACAGGCGCGACCTCAACGTCCTTGGCAGGCGGTTGTACGCAGCCTTCGAGCGCAAGGCCGACAAGGTCGAGTTCATCAACCCTGGCATTGCCCCGGACTTGGCCGAAGACACCCTGACGCTGGTGCAGTCACCCAACAAGAAAGAACCGGGTCAGAACCAGTGGGGCTTGTATAACGGCAGCCTCAACGCCCTGGAGTGGGAAAATTTCGCACCGATCAAACGCAGCCGCGAATTGCTGGAACTGCTGACCTGGTGCCATCGCAACGGCGTGATCGACAGCAGCACGCGCCTGGCGCTGCACCCCGGGGACAGCGACCTTAGCGAGTTCGAACTGTTCAACCTGCTGGGCAGCCTGCAACAGTCCATCGCCCTGCCCCTGACTAGCGTGGATGAAGAGCAATTACTGCGCGCCAGCGTACCCAGCGAAGTGCTGATCCTGGTGAACGTCGGCGTCGACCCGCTCAAACATCACCGCGACCTGAATATCCTGATGACCACCGAGCGCACCGACTCCCTGAGCTACGCCGGGGTGCGGGAGAACCTGGTACTGACCCTCGACCAGGTCACGCTCAATAGCTGGAATGAAGTGCTGGTCAACCGTTTCGACGGCGAGCACGCCCTGCTCGACTGCCTGCGCGACTACCTCAACGACCTGCCCGTCACGCAGCGCCAGCCGCGCTTGCAGGTACGGTGCTTCTGCCACAACCGCGCGCAGTTCATTGCACGACGGGTCGAGGACGTCATCGAAACGGCCCAGACCCTGCTGTTGAGCCGGCTCAACCACCGCTATCTGCTTCAGGTCCAGCAGCATTATCACGTGCTGGAGTTGGTACCTGGCCATGTCAACCACGTGGCGCTGGGCAGCCTGTCGGCACTGATGGATTACCTGGGCGAGGAACTGACAGCCTACAGCCCGCTGCATCTGGACCCGATGGCCCTGGAAGACCACGACCTGGCACTGGTCCTGCCCATGGGCCAGCCCGAGTGCATTCAGGTGTTCTACCGGGTCAACGAGGACGACGCCGAGCTGTATGTGCTCGATGAACTCAACGCCTTGTGGCAACAGCGCCTGCCGTATCACGACGAGCACAGCCTGCTGGTACCACTGCAACGCTTCTTGCAATCGGTGCTGTACCGCCGCGACGCCTTGCTGCCGATGGATGCTGCCCAACCGTTGACCCTGGAAACCCTGTACTACCAGCTCCTCCCCTCAGGCCCCGGACGGGCACGGCGGATCGAGGCGCGACAGACGCCGCAGACGCCGGAAAACAAGCCGTTCTATGACGTGCAGGCCATCATCGGCAAAGCCGCGCACGGCCAGGTGCACGTCACCCTATATTGTGATCAGCAGGAGTTTTCGGAGTTGGAACATGGCGACCAGCTGTTCAGCGTGGTCGCCAGGGAGATCGTCGAGCAACGCCGTGAGGCCAAGCGCTACCGTTGCTACATCACCGACCTGGACCTCTCGGGCCTGGTGGGCGATGGCGCCTGCTCAAGCAATTTGTACCTGCGCTACAAGGCCGACCTGGAACGCGCGCTGAACGAGGCACTGGCCTCGGTCTGA
- the rnk gene encoding nucleoside diphosphate kinase regulator, giving the protein MTAPSITLTRLDVQRLERLIDSLDETLPGVIALQTELDRADSLVGHDEVPADVVTMNSRVHCREESSGKDYHLTLVYPQDANADEGKISILAPVGSALLGLKVGQHIDWPAPGGKTLKLTLLAVEYQPEAGGDFHL; this is encoded by the coding sequence ATGACCGCACCTTCCATCACCCTTACCCGTCTGGACGTACAGCGTCTGGAACGCCTGATCGACAGCCTTGATGAAACGCTGCCAGGCGTGATTGCGTTGCAAACCGAACTGGATCGCGCCGATAGCCTGGTGGGCCACGATGAAGTGCCCGCCGATGTCGTGACCATGAACTCACGCGTGCACTGCCGCGAAGAAAGCAGTGGCAAGGACTATCACCTGACCCTGGTTTACCCCCAGGACGCGAATGCCGATGAAGGCAAGATTTCGATCCTCGCCCCGGTGGGCAGCGCATTGCTGGGGCTGAAGGTCGGCCAGCACATCGACTGGCCCGCCCCGGGCGGCAAGACGCTGAAGCTGACGTTGCTGGCCGTGGAATATCAGCCTGAAGCGGGCGGCGACTTCCACCTCTGA
- a CDS encoding DUF1289 domain-containing protein, producing the protein MSQTAPARPPKPLYSNVSSAVPSPCSSVCKLDEQKVCLGCFRHVEDIREWRSADDERRRVICAEALERKSLR; encoded by the coding sequence GTGAGCCAGACCGCCCCGGCGCGGCCGCCCAAGCCGCTCTACAGTAATGTCAGTTCCGCCGTGCCTTCACCGTGTAGCAGCGTGTGCAAGCTGGATGAACAGAAGGTCTGCCTCGGCTGTTTCCGCCATGTGGAGGATATCCGCGAATGGCGCTCGGCCGACGATGAGCGCCGCCGGGTGATCTGTGCCGAGGCGCTTGAGCGCAAGTCCCTAAGGTAA
- the cyaY gene encoding iron donor protein CyaY has translation MSLTEARFHDLVDSTQQMLEDVFDESGLDIDLESSAGVLTVKFENGTQLIFSRQEPLRQLWLAAVSGGFHFDYDEESERWMCDKSEEQLGEMLERIVKQQADAELDFEGL, from the coding sequence TCGATAGCACCCAGCAAATGCTGGAGGATGTGTTTGACGAAAGTGGCCTGGATATCGATCTGGAAAGCTCCGCCGGTGTGCTGACCGTCAAGTTCGAGAACGGCACCCAGTTGATCTTCAGTCGCCAGGAGCCGTTGCGGCAGTTGTGGCTGGCAGCGGTGTCCGGCGGGTTCCACTTCGACTACGACGAGGAAAGCGAGCGCTGGATGTGCGACAAGAGCGAAGAGCAGCTGGGCGAGATGCTCGAGCGCATCGTCAAGCAGCAGGCGGATGCAGAACTTGATTTCGAAGGCCTGTGA